agttaacaccgcctggaacaccatagcgtaatggtgtgtccgaacgtcataatcgtactttgttagaaatggtgcgatctatgatgtctcttatcgatttgccgttatcattttggggttatgcattagagatagctgcagtaactttaaatagggcaccatcaaaatccattgcgaCGACACCATACAgccgtggtatggcaagaggccaaagttatcgtttcttaaagtttggcgatgtgatgcttatgtcaaaaagcttcagactgaaaaggtggaacccaaagcggaaaagtgtgtcttcataggttacacaaaggagacagttgggtacaccttctatctcaaatctgagggaagagtgtttgttgctaagaacggagcttttcttgagaaggagtttctctcgaaagaattgagtgggaggaagataaaacttgatgaggttgtcgaacctctactccctctagatggtggcacaaggcagggggaaacctctgtcaaagtgacgccggttgaggaggaagctaatgatgatgatcatgaagcttcggatccagTTCCtaccggacctcgcaggtcgacaagatcacgtactgctcctgagtggtacggtaatcctgtcttatcaatcatgttgttagacaacaatgaacctgcgaattatgaagaagcaatgatggtcccggattccaacaaatggctggaggccatgaagtcgagATAGGatgtatgtatgaaaacaaagtgtggactttgaaagtattacctgaaggtcacaaggctattcaaaacaaatggatctttaagaagaagacacacgcggacggtaatgtgaccatttataaggattgacttgtggcaaagggtttttcacaagttcaaggaattgacttctcatcagtagcgatgcttaagtccgtccgaatcatgttagcaataaattcatttttcaattatgaaatctggcagatggacgtCAAAAAGGCAGTCCTTAactgttttcttaaggaagagttgtataagatgcaacccgaaggttttgtcgatccaaagtatgctaacaaagtatacaaactccagcgatccatttatggactggtgcaagcatctcggagttggaataagcgctttgatgaggtgatcaaatcatttaggtttatacaagttgttggagaatcttgtatttaaaagaaagtgagtgggagctgtgtggcatttctaatattatatgtggatgacatattactgattggaaacaatgtggagttttcagagagcgtaaaagattacttgaacaaatgtttttctatgaaggacctaggacaagctgcttacattctaggcattaagatctatagggatagatcgaggcacctgataggactttcacaaagcacataccttgataaagttttgaaaaagatcaaaatggaacagtccaagaagggcttcttgccagtattacaaggtataaagttgagtaagactcagtgtacagtaactgcggaagatagagaaaagatgagtaccgtcccctatgcttcagccatagggtctatcatgtaggcAATATTGTACACTAGactggacgtcagcctggccataactttggcaggcaggtttcaaagtaatccaggagtggatcactagaatgcggtcaagaatattctgaagtacctgaaaaggaataAGGAAATGTTACTCGTTTatagaggtgacgaagagctcgtcgtaaagggttacgtcaatggaagctttgacactgatccggatgactctaaggctcaaaccggatacgtaattATTCtttatgggggtgcggtaagtgatacgtccattttgcatcatgcttttatattgatatttatcgcattatgggatgttattacacattatggtacaatacttatgcattttctctcttatttcataaggtttacatgaagatggagaatgccggcagttggaattctgggctggaaaaggagaaagtttgagatacctattctgcacaactccaaaagacgtgaaaatcagcaaggaattattttggaatatataaaaaatactgggtggaagaaatactggaggagagccaccaggaggtcacgagcctgccatgtgcgcctggggggctcgtggggcccctgttatccctccggctcccatcttctgctatatagagggtttTGTCCCAGAAGAAACCAAGAGAGAGATTTCGGGAAGAAacaccgccaccacgaggcggaacttgagcagaaccaatctagagctccggtagggccgtcctgtgggggaaacttccctcc
This genomic stretch from Hordeum vulgare subsp. vulgare chromosome 6H, MorexV3_pseudomolecules_assembly, whole genome shotgun sequence harbors:
- the LOC123405338 gene encoding uncharacterized protein LOC123405338; the encoded protein is LGWKRRKFEIPILHNSKRRENQQGIILEYIKNTGWKKYWRRATRRSRACHVRLGGSWGPCYPSGSHLLLYRGFCPRRNQERDFGKKHRHHEAELEQNQSRAPVGPSCGGNFPPGGGNRRHRHHQHSSHRRGHISIITISSPNPSSSLVPNLRLPTSIGTSKFASSVNYSL